A region from the uncultured Macellibacteroides sp. genome encodes:
- a CDS encoding adenylosuccinate synthase, with protein sequence MKVDVLLGLQWGDEGKGKVVDVLTPRYDVVTRFQGGPNAGHTLEFNGEKYVLRSIPSGIFQGGKVNIIGNGVVLDPLLFKQEAEALAASGHNLIERLFISKKAHLILPTHRMLDAAYEAAKGTGKIGTTGKGIGPTYTDKVSRNGVRVGDVLHNFEEKYAAAKAKHENILRSLNFSYDITELEKEWFDSIEFLKKFTLIDSEHVINNFLTEGKSVLAEGAQGTMLDIDFGSYPFVTSSNTICAGACTGMGVAPRNIGEVYGIFKAYCTRVGSGPFPTELFDETGDELCTKGHEFGSVTGRKRRCGWIDLVALKYAVMINGVTKLIMMKSDVMDEFETIKACVAYDINGEEVTGFPFEIDDNVKPVYVELPGWKTDMTKMQNEDEFPEEFNAYLSFLEEELGVPVKIVSVGPDREQTIERYTED encoded by the coding sequence ATGAAAGTAGATGTTTTATTAGGATTGCAATGGGGTGACGAAGGCAAGGGAAAGGTTGTCGATGTACTAACTCCGAGGTATGATGTGGTAACACGTTTTCAGGGAGGTCCCAATGCAGGGCATACACTGGAATTTAACGGTGAAAAATATGTCCTCCGATCCATTCCTTCAGGAATCTTTCAGGGAGGAAAAGTAAACATTATCGGTAATGGTGTAGTACTGGATCCGTTATTGTTTAAACAGGAAGCCGAAGCACTTGCAGCTAGTGGTCACAACTTAATCGAAAGACTTTTCATATCAAAGAAAGCCCATCTTATCTTACCTACGCACCGGATGCTGGACGCTGCTTACGAAGCAGCTAAAGGTACAGGCAAAATTGGTACCACAGGAAAGGGGATAGGTCCGACTTATACGGATAAAGTGAGCCGCAACGGTGTACGTGTGGGAGATGTACTGCATAATTTTGAAGAGAAATATGCAGCTGCCAAAGCCAAGCACGAAAACATCTTACGTTCTCTAAACTTCAGCTATGATATTACTGAGCTTGAAAAGGAGTGGTTTGACTCTATTGAATTTTTGAAGAAATTCACGTTAATCGACAGCGAACATGTGATAAATAACTTCCTTACCGAAGGAAAGTCTGTTCTTGCCGAAGGGGCTCAGGGTACCATGTTGGATATTGACTTTGGTTCTTATCCATTTGTTACATCTTCCAATACAATATGTGCCGGAGCTTGTACCGGAATGGGAGTTGCTCCCCGTAATATAGGCGAGGTATACGGTATATTCAAAGCCTACTGTACCCGTGTAGGCAGCGGTCCGTTCCCAACCGAATTATTTGACGAAACAGGAGACGAACTTTGTACTAAAGGACACGAGTTCGGATCTGTTACAGGACGTAAACGTCGTTGTGGCTGGATTGATCTGGTTGCGTTAAAATATGCGGTCATGATTAACGGTGTTACAAAGCTGATCATGATGAAGAGCGATGTGATGGACGAATTTGAAACAATCAAGGCTTGTGTGGCCTACGATATTAATGGCGAAGAAGTTACCGGATTCCCATTTGAAATAGATGATAACGTAAAACCTGTTTACGTAGAGTTGCCGGGATGGAAGACCGACATGACAAAGATGCAAAATGAGGATGAATTTCCGGAAGAATTTAATGCTTATCTTTCTTTCCTTGAAGAAGAGTTAGGTGTTCCGGTGAAAATTGTGTCTGTTGGTCCTGACAGAGAGCAGACAATAGAACGATATACAGAAGACTGA
- a CDS encoding zinc metallopeptidase: MYWIIFIGFALLSWLVSSRLKNKFEAYSKIALPNGMTGKDVAEKMLRDNGIYDVKVISTPGHLTDHYNPANQTVNLSESVFYSNSIAAAAVAAHECGHAVQHATAYTPLKMRSALVPVVSFASNWVQWVLLGGILLINSFPQLLLFGIILFAFTTIFSFVTLPVEINASSRALAWLSNAGITNNATHDKAEDALRSAAYTYVVAALGSLATLLYYVMIFLGSRSRD; encoded by the coding sequence ATGTATTGGATTATATTTATAGGCTTTGCTTTGTTAAGCTGGCTTGTTTCATCCCGACTTAAGAATAAGTTTGAAGCTTATTCGAAAATTGCCTTGCCTAATGGTATGACTGGGAAGGATGTGGCGGAAAAGATGTTGAGGGATAATGGTATTTATGACGTGAAAGTGATTTCTACTCCCGGACATCTGACCGATCACTATAACCCTGCAAATCAGACCGTGAATTTGAGTGAGTCTGTATTTTACAGCAATAGTATCGCTGCGGCTGCTGTAGCTGCCCACGAATGTGGTCACGCTGTACAACATGCAACGGCATATACTCCACTTAAAATGCGTTCAGCTTTGGTTCCGGTTGTTAGCTTTGCTTCCAACTGGGTTCAATGGGTATTGCTTGGCGGTATCCTTTTGATTAACTCATTTCCTCAGTTGTTGCTGTTTGGTATAATTCTTTTTGCATTTACTACAATCTTTAGTTTCGTAACCTTGCCGGTAGAAATTAATGCAAGCAGCAGGGCATTGGCCTGGTTAAGCAATGCGGGAATTACGAACAACGCTACACACGATAAAGCCGAAGATGCTTTACGTTCCGCTGCCTATACATATGTAGTAGCTGCCTTAGGCTCGCTGGCTACTTTACTATACTATGTAATGATATTTCTTGGTAGCCGCAGCCGCGACTAA
- the hisS gene encoding histidine--tRNA ligase: protein MQKPSIPKGTRDFSPVEMAKRNYIFNTIRDVYHLYGFQQIETPAMENLSTLMGKYGEEGDKLLFKILNSGDSLAGVTDEELMERNPLKFASRVCEKGLRYDLTVPFARFVVQHRNEISFPFKRYQIQPVWRADRPQKGRYREFYQCDGDVVGSDSLINEVELIQIMDEVFRRFGIRVCIKMNNRKILTGIAEIIGEADKIVDITVAIDKLDKIGLENVNEELRGKELSEEAIAKLQPIIQLSGTNREKIAVLKEVLAASETGLKGVSELEFILDKVDLLSVNAELELDLTLARGLNYYTGAIFEVKALDVQIGSVTGGGRYDNLTGVFGMEGVSGVGISFGADRIFDVLNQLELYPADSLLTTQLMFVNFGEKETAYLLPLIAKVRAAGIRTEIYPESVKMKKQMGYADTKNIPFVALVGDSEMTEGKINLKNMITGEQELLTIEQLIESFK, encoded by the coding sequence ATGCAGAAACCGTCAATTCCAAAAGGAACCCGTGATTTTTCGCCCGTAGAGATGGCGAAACGTAACTATATATTCAATACCATACGTGATGTATATCATTTGTATGGATTTCAGCAAATAGAAACACCGGCTATGGAAAACCTGTCTACTTTGATGGGTAAGTACGGCGAAGAAGGGGATAAATTGTTGTTTAAGATTTTGAATTCGGGTGATAGTCTTGCGGGTGTGACCGACGAGGAGTTGATGGAACGTAATCCGTTGAAGTTTGCTTCACGTGTTTGTGAGAAAGGGTTGCGGTATGACCTGACTGTTCCTTTTGCCCGTTTTGTGGTTCAGCACCGGAACGAGATTAGTTTTCCATTTAAACGTTACCAAATTCAACCTGTATGGCGTGCAGATCGTCCGCAGAAAGGTCGGTATCGCGAGTTTTACCAATGTGATGGAGACGTAGTGGGTTCTGACTCATTGATTAATGAAGTTGAACTCATTCAGATTATGGATGAGGTGTTTCGTCGTTTTGGCATACGCGTATGTATCAAAATGAATAACCGAAAGATTTTAACAGGTATAGCTGAGATCATTGGTGAAGCTGATAAGATTGTTGATATTACCGTGGCAATCGATAAACTGGATAAGATTGGGTTGGAGAATGTGAACGAAGAACTTCGCGGCAAAGAATTAAGTGAAGAAGCTATCGCTAAGTTGCAGCCTATTATTCAGTTGAGCGGAACTAACAGAGAGAAGATTGCTGTACTAAAAGAGGTGCTTGCCGCTTCAGAAACAGGATTAAAAGGCGTGTCCGAGCTTGAATTTATACTCGATAAAGTTGATTTGCTTTCTGTGAACGCAGAATTAGAACTCGATCTGACGTTAGCCAGAGGTCTTAATTATTATACAGGTGCTATCTTTGAAGTGAAAGCGCTTGATGTACAGATTGGAAGCGTTACCGGTGGAGGGCGTTATGATAACCTCACAGGGGTATTTGGCATGGAAGGCGTTTCCGGTGTAGGTATTTCATTTGGAGCTGATCGTATTTTCGACGTACTCAATCAATTGGAATTATATCCGGCGGATTCGCTGCTTACCACCCAGCTGATGTTTGTGAACTTTGGTGAAAAGGAAACAGCTTACTTGTTGCCTTTGATTGCTAAGGTGCGTGCTGCCGGTATAAGAACCGAGATTTATCCGGAGTCTGTAAAGATGAAGAAACAGATGGGGTATGCTGATACCAAAAACATTCCATTTGTGGCTTTGGTTGGTGATTCCGAAATGACTGAAGGTAAGATTAACCTGAAGAATATGATCACAGGCGAGCAGGAGTTGCTTACCATAGAACAACTTATTGAATCTTTTAAATAA
- a CDS encoding glycoside hydrolase family 30 protein has protein sequence MKTCIFIPVIVVLFASCTFQQSAEWVSTTEGSPWEEQPDLRAVSADSISFVDVEIELDEKQQKMEGFGACFNELGWISLSRLEPSQREDVMEELFFPNLGANFNLCRMPIGANDFSRDWYSYNEKDSDFVMSNFTVANDLQTLIPFIKNAQKYNPDLNLWASPWSPPSWMKYNKHYASAYTGLEVDTLYRNGLPADRVGYEGTDMFIQDSAYLAAYALYFTKFIESYREQGIEISAVMPQNEFNSAQIFPSCCWTAASLSDFIGNYLGPAMRELDVNVLFGTVERANEQLVDTVLTDPLAKKYVKGVGFQWAGKGAIKGIHERYPEMKLYQTEQECGDGKNDWKGAVYSWELMKHYLDNGASAYMYWNISLEKGGISRWGWAQNSLVVIDPESKTFTYTPEYYVLKHVSHYVQSGARKLAVTGSYENVMAFRNPDRSLVIVIANEDNIDKTISIKVKDMVFAPKLKANSFSTIQLKQ, from the coding sequence ATGAAAACCTGTATTTTTATCCCGGTTATCGTAGTTTTATTCGCTTCCTGTACCTTTCAACAAAGTGCAGAGTGGGTTTCTACTACAGAGGGTTCACCCTGGGAGGAACAGCCTGATTTAAGAGCAGTGTCGGCTGATTCAATTTCATTTGTCGATGTTGAAATCGAATTGGATGAAAAACAGCAGAAAATGGAAGGGTTTGGAGCCTGTTTCAACGAACTGGGCTGGATTTCGCTTAGCAGACTGGAGCCTTCTCAACGGGAAGATGTTATGGAGGAGTTGTTTTTCCCCAATCTTGGAGCTAATTTTAATTTGTGTCGGATGCCCATAGGCGCCAATGACTTTTCCCGCGATTGGTATTCGTACAACGAAAAAGACAGCGATTTTGTAATGAGCAATTTTACTGTTGCCAACGATTTGCAGACATTGATTCCATTTATAAAGAATGCGCAAAAATATAATCCTGATTTAAATTTATGGGCTTCGCCGTGGAGTCCTCCTTCCTGGATGAAGTATAATAAGCATTATGCAAGTGCTTATACAGGTTTAGAAGTGGATACATTATATAGAAACGGACTTCCTGCTGATAGAGTAGGGTACGAGGGTACCGATATGTTTATACAGGATTCTGCTTACCTTGCGGCTTATGCGCTCTATTTCACCAAATTTATTGAGTCATACAGGGAACAAGGAATCGAAATATCAGCAGTAATGCCTCAGAATGAATTTAATTCCGCACAAATATTTCCCAGTTGTTGCTGGACTGCCGCTTCATTGTCAGATTTTATAGGTAATTATTTAGGTCCGGCTATGCGTGAATTGGATGTGAACGTTCTGTTTGGTACTGTTGAGCGTGCAAATGAGCAACTTGTTGATACTGTTCTTACAGATCCTCTTGCAAAGAAATATGTGAAAGGAGTCGGATTTCAATGGGCAGGCAAAGGGGCTATCAAAGGAATTCATGAACGTTATCCTGAAATGAAGTTATATCAGACCGAACAGGAGTGTGGCGATGGAAAGAACGATTGGAAAGGGGCTGTATATTCATGGGAGTTGATGAAACATTATCTTGATAACGGTGCGTCGGCTTATATGTACTGGAATATATCTCTCGAAAAAGGGGGTATCAGCCGATGGGGCTGGGCGCAAAACTCTTTGGTGGTGATCGATCCTGAGTCGAAGACCTTTACCTACACGCCTGAATATTATGTACTGAAGCATGTTAGTCATTACGTTCAATCTGGTGCGCGGAAGCTTGCTGTTACCGGATCGTACGAAAATGTGATGGCTTTTCGTAATCCGGACCGCAGTCTTGTGATCGTGATTGCCAATGAAGATAACATTGATAAAACAATATCCATCAAGGTTAAAGATATGGTTTTTGCTCCAAAGCTTAAAGCAAACTCGTTTTCGACCATTCAGCTGAAGCAGTAA
- a CDS encoding co-chaperone GroES encodes MNIRPLADRVLIKPAAAEEKTVSGIIIPDSAKEKPLKGEVIAIGNGTKDEDMVVKQGDTVLYGKYAGTEIELEGDKFLIMRQSDILAII; translated from the coding sequence ATGAACATTAGACCATTAGCAGACAGAGTGCTTATCAAGCCAGCTGCGGCAGAAGAAAAGACAGTTAGCGGAATTATCATTCCTGATTCAGCTAAAGAAAAACCGTTGAAAGGTGAAGTAATCGCTATCGGAAACGGAACTAAAGATGAAGATATGGTGGTTAAACAAGGCGATACTGTACTTTACGGCAAATATGCAGGTACAGAGATTGAACTTGAAGGCGATAAATTCCTTATCATGCGTCAGTCAGACATTCTGGCTATTATCTGA
- the groL gene encoding chaperonin GroEL (60 kDa chaperone family; promotes refolding of misfolded polypeptides especially under stressful conditions; forms two stacked rings of heptamers to form a barrel-shaped 14mer; ends can be capped by GroES; misfolded proteins enter the barrel where they are refolded when GroES binds) gives MAKEIKFNMDARDLLKKGVDELANAVKVTLGPKGRNVIIEKKFGAPYITKDGVTVAKEIELTNAFENMGAQLVREVASKTNDDAGDGTTTATVLAQSIITVGLKNVTAGANPMDLKRGIDKAVAVVVNHIAGQAQEIGDDFDKIENVAKISANGDETIGALIAEAMRKVKKEGVITVEEAKGIETTVDIVEGMQFDRGYISPYFVTDTEKMEAQMENPYILIYDKKISVLKELLPVLEQTVQTGRPMLIIAEDIDSEALATLVVNRLRGNLKICAVKAPGFGDRRKAMLEDIAVLTGGTVISEEKGLKLEGTTIEMLGTAEKVTVNKDNTVIVNGAGDKEAIHSRVAQIKMQIENTTSDYDKEKLQERLAKLAGGVAVLYVGAPSEVEMKEKKDRVDDALGATRAAIEEGTVPGGGIAYIRAISALEGLKGENEDETTGIEIVKRAIEEPLRQIVANAGREGAVVVQKVKEGTGDYGYNARKDIYENMYAAGVIDPAKVTRVALENAASIAGMFLTTECVIAEKKEDAPAMPPMNPGMGGGMGGMM, from the coding sequence ATGGCAAAAGAAATTAAATTCAATATGGATGCCCGCGACCTGCTAAAAAAGGGCGTGGACGAATTGGCAAATGCTGTTAAAGTAACTTTGGGGCCAAAAGGTCGTAATGTAATTATCGAAAAGAAATTCGGTGCTCCTTACATTACAAAAGACGGTGTTACTGTTGCAAAAGAAATTGAACTTACTAATGCATTCGAAAATATGGGTGCTCAGCTTGTTAGGGAAGTTGCTTCCAAAACAAACGACGATGCCGGCGACGGAACAACTACTGCCACAGTATTAGCACAATCTATTATTACTGTAGGTTTGAAGAACGTTACTGCTGGAGCTAATCCTATGGATTTAAAACGTGGTATCGACAAAGCTGTTGCTGTTGTTGTTAACCATATTGCCGGCCAGGCTCAGGAAATCGGAGACGATTTCGATAAAATCGAAAATGTAGCCAAGATTTCGGCTAATGGCGACGAAACTATTGGCGCGCTGATTGCTGAAGCAATGAGAAAAGTTAAGAAAGAAGGCGTTATCACCGTTGAAGAAGCGAAAGGTATCGAAACTACAGTTGATATTGTAGAAGGTATGCAGTTCGACCGCGGTTACATCTCTCCGTATTTTGTAACAGATACCGAAAAGATGGAAGCTCAGATGGAGAATCCATATATTCTTATTTACGATAAGAAGATTTCTGTATTGAAGGAATTGCTTCCTGTTCTTGAACAAACCGTTCAGACTGGTCGTCCGATGTTGATTATCGCAGAAGATATCGACAGTGAAGCGTTGGCAACATTAGTTGTTAACCGTTTGAGAGGTAACCTGAAGATTTGTGCTGTTAAGGCTCCGGGTTTTGGCGACCGCAGAAAGGCTATGCTTGAAGATATCGCTGTATTAACAGGCGGTACTGTTATCTCTGAAGAAAAAGGCTTGAAACTTGAAGGTACTACCATTGAAATGTTGGGAACTGCCGAAAAGGTTACAGTTAACAAGGATAATACTGTTATTGTTAATGGTGCAGGTGATAAAGAAGCCATCCATTCACGTGTTGCTCAGATTAAGATGCAGATCGAGAATACTACATCTGATTACGATAAGGAAAAATTGCAGGAACGTTTGGCTAAATTAGCCGGTGGTGTTGCCGTTCTTTATGTTGGAGCTCCTTCTGAAGTGGAAATGAAGGAAAAGAAAGACCGTGTTGATGATGCATTAGGTGCTACACGTGCAGCTATCGAAGAAGGAACTGTTCCTGGCGGTGGTATTGCTTATATTCGTGCTATCAGTGCATTGGAGGGTCTTAAGGGCGAAAATGAAGACGAAACTACTGGTATCGAGATTGTAAAACGTGCTATCGAAGAACCTCTTCGTCAGATTGTAGCCAATGCAGGTAGAGAGGGTGCTGTTGTCGTTCAGAAGGTAAAAGAAGGTACTGGCGATTATGGTTACAATGCGCGCAAAGATATCTATGAAAATATGTATGCTGCTGGTGTAATTGACCCTGCTAAGGTAACACGTGTGGCGTTGGAAAATGCGGCTTCTATTGCCGGCATGTTCTTAACAACCGAATGTGTAATTGCAGAAAAGAAAGAAGATGCACCTGCTATGCCTCCAATGAACCCGGGTATGGGTGGTGGTATGGGTGGAATGATGTAA
- the zupT gene encoding zinc transporter ZupT, producing MSTETILIAFGLTLFAGLSTGIGSILAFFTKRTNTKFLSTSLGFSAGVMIYVSFMEMMPQAKSNLLQSFGDRLGTLYLLIAFFGGMGLITLIDFLIPEDKNPHEMHNVEELSNKQTGLKKTGMLVALSIGIHNFPEGIATFTSALNSMEIALPITAAIAIHNIPEGIAVSVPIYQATGNKKKAFWLSFLSGMAEPIGALFGFLILLPFWTPAINGFILAAVSGIMVFISIDELLPSAQKYGEHHLSISGMVGGMVVMALSLFLFI from the coding sequence ATGAGTACAGAGACAATCTTAATAGCATTTGGTTTAACTTTATTTGCAGGCCTATCTACAGGAATTGGTAGTATACTCGCCTTTTTTACCAAACGCACAAATACAAAATTTCTTTCCACATCGCTTGGATTTTCGGCCGGTGTGATGATTTATGTATCCTTTATGGAAATGATGCCCCAGGCAAAAAGTAATTTATTGCAAAGTTTCGGCGACCGTCTGGGAACACTTTACCTTTTAATTGCCTTTTTTGGAGGAATGGGATTAATTACGCTTATCGATTTTCTTATCCCAGAAGATAAAAACCCTCACGAGATGCACAATGTGGAAGAGCTTTCAAATAAACAAACCGGACTTAAAAAAACGGGAATGCTGGTTGCATTATCTATTGGAATACATAATTTTCCGGAAGGGATCGCAACCTTTACCTCTGCACTAAATAGTATGGAGATCGCACTACCCATTACTGCAGCTATAGCTATCCACAACATTCCAGAGGGGATCGCTGTATCTGTACCCATCTATCAAGCTACAGGAAACAAGAAAAAAGCCTTCTGGCTCTCCTTCCTCTCGGGAATGGCCGAACCAATTGGAGCCCTCTTTGGATTTCTTATTTTGCTTCCCTTCTGGACTCCCGCTATCAATGGGTTTATTTTGGCTGCAGTGTCCGGTATTATGGTATTTATATCGATAGACGAGCTTCTTCCCAGTGCCCAAAAATACGGTGAGCACCATTTATCTATATCCGGGATGGTAGGAGGTATGGTAGTAATGGCTCTAAGTTTATTCCTGTTTATTTAA
- a CDS encoding RNA polymerase sigma factor, translated as MQQYNEEEIVLQLRDPDTQRNAFSKVVGYYGEKLYWHIRKLVLNHEDSNDLLQNTFMKAWANIDYFRGEAKLSTWLYKIAFNECITFLNKQRMQNNVPLDGEDVFLLERLKGDTYFDGDAVQLKLQEAILTLPEKQRAVFTLRYYDDMKYEEMSDIFGTSVGALKASYHHAVKKVEEFLTKDI; from the coding sequence ATGCAACAATATAACGAGGAGGAAATAGTGCTGCAACTTCGTGATCCGGACACCCAACGTAACGCATTTTCGAAGGTGGTAGGATATTACGGAGAAAAATTGTATTGGCATATACGTAAACTGGTGTTAAATCATGAGGATTCGAACGATTTGCTTCAAAATACATTTATGAAAGCATGGGCAAATATCGATTATTTCAGAGGAGAAGCCAAATTGTCGACGTGGCTTTATAAGATTGCCTTTAATGAGTGCATAACTTTTCTGAACAAACAACGTATGCAAAACAACGTACCCCTCGATGGTGAAGATGTATTTTTATTGGAAAGGCTAAAAGGGGATACTTATTTTGACGGAGATGCTGTTCAGCTAAAACTTCAGGAAGCCATTCTTACCCTTCCCGAAAAGCAGAGAGCGGTATTTACGTTACGCTATTACGATGATATGAAATACGAGGAGATGTCGGACATATTCGGGACCTCAGTCGGAGCTCTAAAAGCTTCGTATCATCATGCAGTTAAAAAAGTTGAAGAGTTTTTAACTAAAGACATTTAA
- a CDS encoding nucleotidyl transferase AbiEii/AbiGii toxin family protein, with protein sequence MLHKETVSLSTLNLLNTLMGDEFLSAFTLVGGTSLALQIGHRVSVDLDLFSTHPFDESELAEYLSSTYGMELDFLARSTVKGEIAGVQIDCLSHTYPLVNPINAYEGIRLASLEDIAAMKLNAISGNGTRIKDYIDIAYLSGYLSLNSMLEAYQQKYKTTSIIIPLKAITYFDEINFREPIKMTGDKRFNWKEIEMRLKTMQNNPKVKLHPLT encoded by the coding sequence ATGTTACATAAGGAAACAGTCTCTCTATCAACACTGAATCTCCTGAATACGTTAATGGGGGATGAATTTCTTAGTGCATTTACGCTTGTTGGGGGAACCTCGCTGGCATTGCAAATTGGGCACAGAGTAAGTGTAGACCTTGATTTGTTTTCCACCCATCCTTTTGACGAGTCTGAGTTGGCAGAATACCTTAGCTCGACCTATGGAATGGAATTAGACTTCCTGGCCCGTAGTACTGTAAAAGGAGAAATCGCCGGTGTACAAATTGATTGCCTGTCTCATACCTATCCGCTGGTAAATCCAATCAATGCATATGAAGGCATCCGACTTGCCAGTCTGGAAGATATTGCTGCAATGAAGCTAAATGCCATCTCGGGCAATGGAACCAGAATCAAAGATTATATTGACATTGCTTACCTTTCGGGGTACTTGTCATTAAACAGCATGCTGGAAGCTTATCAGCAAAAATACAAGACCACCAGCATAATTATCCCTCTTAAAGCCATTACGTATTTTGATGAGATAAATTTCAGGGAACCTATTAAAATGACAGGCGATAAACGGTTTAACTGGAAAGAGATAGAAATGCGTTTAAAAACAATGCAAAACAACCCAAAAGTCAAATTGCATCCACTTACTTAA